In one window of Fictibacillus phosphorivorans DNA:
- a CDS encoding TetR/AcrR family transcriptional regulator, translated as MKRKGPKYEKIIDAAVNVIAEHGYHQSQVSKIAKEAGVADGTIYLYFKNKEDLLVSVFNEKMGTFIEKTENELKSNDSAIEKLRILVEMHFKQLTADFELSIVTQLELRQTNRQLRAKIGEVLKRYLDLIDSILKDGMQEGVFVKNMDYRLARQMIFGTIDETATNWVMNDHRYDLPALAGPVHQMLVNGLSVRSVNLDD; from the coding sequence ATGAAACGTAAAGGTCCAAAATACGAAAAAATAATTGATGCAGCTGTAAATGTGATTGCAGAACATGGCTACCATCAATCCCAGGTATCAAAGATAGCGAAAGAAGCAGGTGTCGCTGATGGCACCATCTATCTATATTTTAAAAATAAAGAAGATCTGCTTGTTTCTGTTTTTAATGAGAAGATGGGGACCTTTATCGAAAAAACAGAAAACGAGCTAAAAAGTAACGATTCAGCAATAGAGAAGCTTAGAATTCTTGTTGAGATGCACTTTAAGCAACTAACTGCTGATTTTGAACTATCAATCGTAACACAGCTAGAACTTCGGCAGACAAACAGACAACTTCGTGCAAAAATCGGTGAAGTATTAAAGAGATACTTAGATTTAATCGACTCTATCTTGAAGGATGGAATGCAAGAAGGTGTTTTTGTTAAGAACATGGATTACAGATTGGCTCGTCAGATGATCTTCGGAACGATTGACGAAACAGCAACAAACTGGGTAATGAACGATCATCGATATGATCTACCTGCACTTGCTGGTCCCGTACATCAGATGCTTGTAAACGGTCTGTCTGTTCGGTCTGTAAATCTGGATGATTGA
- a CDS encoding enoyl-CoA hydratase has protein sequence MEFLQIEKQNKVATIKLNRAPANALSTGVIEEIDKALDQIENDNSVKAIVMLGEGRFFSAGADIKEFTEVPDEKGFAELGKKGQDVFNRIEQFSKPVIAAIHGAALGGGLELAMSCHIRLVADDAKLGLPELTLGLVPGFAGTQRLPQLVGVPKACEMLLSSKPISGKDAVTFGLANNSYPVEELFEKAYKMAGEFAMKSAVSVKYTLELLHYARNGLYEKGAEKEQELFGKAFKSFDGQEGISAFIEKRKPEFQDR, from the coding sequence TTGGAATTCTTACAAATCGAAAAACAAAATAAAGTGGCAACAATTAAACTTAACCGTGCGCCAGCCAATGCTTTATCAACTGGAGTTATTGAAGAAATCGACAAAGCACTCGATCAGATTGAAAATGATAACTCTGTTAAAGCAATTGTTATGTTGGGAGAAGGACGCTTTTTTTCAGCAGGAGCTGATATCAAAGAGTTTACAGAAGTTCCTGATGAAAAAGGTTTTGCGGAGCTTGGGAAAAAAGGACAAGATGTTTTTAACCGAATTGAACAATTTTCAAAACCCGTAATCGCTGCGATTCATGGTGCAGCGCTTGGTGGTGGTCTTGAACTTGCGATGAGTTGCCACATAAGACTTGTGGCCGATGATGCAAAACTAGGTCTACCCGAGCTCACACTAGGACTGGTTCCGGGATTTGCAGGAACTCAAAGGTTACCACAGCTTGTAGGTGTACCTAAAGCATGTGAGATGCTCCTTTCGAGTAAGCCGATTTCAGGGAAAGATGCTGTCACGTTTGGTTTAGCGAACAACTCTTATCCAGTAGAAGAACTTTTTGAAAAGGCTTACAAAATGGCTGGAGAGTTCGCCATGAAAAGTGCTGTTTCCGTAAAGTACACGCTAGAGTTATTGCATTATGCGAGAAATGGCCTTTATGAAAAAGGTGCAGAAAAAGAGCAAGAATTGTTTGGGAAAGCTTTTAAAAGTTTTGATGGGCAAGAAGGAATCTCAGCATTTATTGAAAAAAGAAAGCCTGAATTTCAGGACCGATAA
- a CDS encoding long-chain-fatty-acid--CoA ligase, with translation MQVERRWLNSYPSEIPGHLDYDSKPLFAYLESAAEEKKDKTAVHFLGKTLTFGELQECSLRFAHALTTLGVKKGDRVAIMLPNCPQAVIAYYGTLFIGGIVVQTNPLYTERELRHQLSDSGAKVIVGLDLLFGRISAVRGDTNLEHIIMTSVKDYLPFPKNLIYPFIQKRQNPTVVVDITYNHEVHSFKDLLKRSQPVKPQVEVDPDEDLALLQYTGGTTGPAKGVMLTHKNLVTNALQCNTWMYKNREGKEKILGALPFFHVYGMTCVMNLGIITRAEMIILPRFDPVQVLKTIHKERPTLFPGAPTMYIALLNHPDLKKYDLSSIQACISGSAALPLEVQQKFQAVISGSLVEGYGLTEASPVTHANLIYGDQVRGSIGLPWPNTEAAIISAETGEWAEPGEIGELAVRGPQVMKGYWNQPEETASVFREDWLITGDMGYMDEKGYFYIVDRKKDLIIAGGFNIYPREVEEVLYEHEKVKEAVVVGVPDAYRGETVKAFVVLKEGTECTEEELNKFCREHLASFKVPRLYEFRQELPKTMVGKILRRVLLEEEREKAKQSS, from the coding sequence ATGCAAGTGGAAAGACGGTGGCTCAACAGTTACCCTAGTGAAATTCCGGGACATCTTGATTACGACAGCAAACCTTTATTCGCGTATTTAGAATCAGCAGCAGAAGAAAAAAAAGATAAAACTGCTGTACATTTTTTGGGTAAGACATTAACATTCGGTGAACTTCAAGAATGCAGTTTACGCTTCGCACATGCATTAACAACGCTTGGTGTAAAAAAGGGTGATCGTGTTGCCATCATGCTGCCCAACTGCCCGCAGGCAGTCATCGCCTATTACGGCACGCTTTTTATAGGCGGAATCGTTGTACAGACGAATCCTCTTTACACGGAGAGAGAGTTACGTCATCAGTTATCTGACAGCGGGGCAAAAGTCATTGTAGGATTGGATCTTTTGTTTGGAAGAATTTCAGCCGTTCGAGGAGATACGAACCTTGAACACATCATCATGACGTCTGTGAAGGATTATCTGCCTTTTCCTAAGAATTTGATCTATCCATTTATTCAAAAGAGGCAGAATCCAACAGTAGTCGTTGATATTACGTACAATCATGAAGTTCATTCGTTTAAAGATCTGCTGAAACGTTCTCAACCAGTCAAGCCTCAAGTAGAGGTTGATCCTGATGAGGATCTTGCGTTGTTGCAGTACACTGGAGGTACAACGGGTCCAGCAAAAGGTGTGATGCTGACTCACAAAAACCTAGTCACGAACGCGTTACAATGTAATACATGGATGTATAAAAACAGAGAGGGAAAAGAAAAGATTCTTGGAGCTCTGCCTTTTTTTCATGTATATGGTATGACGTGTGTGATGAACCTTGGCATCATAACAAGAGCAGAGATGATCATCCTGCCGCGGTTTGATCCAGTGCAAGTTTTGAAGACGATTCATAAGGAACGACCAACTTTATTTCCAGGCGCTCCGACTATGTATATCGCCCTTCTGAATCATCCAGATCTAAAAAAATACGACCTTTCATCCATTCAAGCATGTATAAGCGGGTCGGCTGCCCTGCCGCTTGAAGTGCAACAAAAATTCCAGGCTGTTATTTCAGGTTCATTAGTAGAAGGGTATGGACTAACAGAAGCTTCACCTGTTACACATGCGAATCTCATTTATGGTGATCAGGTAAGAGGTAGCATCGGATTACCTTGGCCGAACACGGAAGCAGCAATCATCTCAGCTGAGACAGGTGAGTGGGCAGAGCCAGGTGAAATCGGAGAGTTAGCTGTAAGAGGACCTCAGGTTATGAAAGGGTATTGGAACCAACCTGAAGAAACCGCATCTGTATTCAGAGAAGATTGGTTGATTACAGGGGATATGGGTTATATGGATGAAAAAGGTTACTTTTACATCGTGGATCGTAAGAAAGACTTGATCATCGCAGGAGGATTCAATATTTATCCTCGTGAGGTAGAAGAGGTTTTATATGAACACGAAAAAGTAAAAGAAGCTGTAGTAGTCGGTGTGCCTGATGCATACAGAGGAGAAACGGTCAAAGCTTTTGTAGTGTTAAAGGAAGGAACAGAATGTACGGAAGAAGAGCTTAACAAATTCTGCCGAGAGCATCTTGCATCCTTTAAAGTACCTAGGCTTTATGAGTTCAGGCAGGAGCTTCCAAAGACGATGGTAGGTAAGATCTTAAGAAGAGTTCTTTTGGAAGAAGAACGTGAAAAAGCCAAACAAAGTTCGTGA
- a CDS encoding DUF350 domain-containing protein codes for MDFMSNAFIKTAANYSVVVLCLVVFLAVFELVTRYKNWVEIKKGNLSVAMATGGKIFGIANIFRYSIAQNDSILMMITWSAYGFILLLIGYFIFEFLTPKFQIDKEIENDNRAVGFISMIISIGLSFVIGEGIE; via the coding sequence ATGGATTTTATGAGTAACGCTTTTATTAAAACTGCAGCTAACTATAGCGTTGTCGTACTATGTCTAGTCGTATTTTTGGCTGTGTTTGAACTGGTTACGCGTTATAAGAATTGGGTCGAAATCAAGAAAGGAAACTTATCCGTCGCTATGGCTACGGGCGGAAAGATTTTCGGTATCGCTAACATCTTTCGGTACTCGATCGCTCAAAATGATTCCATATTGATGATGATAACGTGGAGTGCCTATGGATTTATCCTGCTCTTGATCGGTTATTTTATCTTTGAATTCTTAACCCCTAAGTTTCAGATCGATAAAGAGATCGAGAACGATAACCGAGCAGTTGGTTTCATATCGATGATTATCTCAATTGGTTTATCATTTGTAATCGGTGAAGGAATCGAATAG